A segment of the Flavobacterium azooxidireducens genome:
CTGTAATGAAGAAAAAACAGATTTACAATGCAATAATACAAATATTTTTTAATAAACAATAGCAATTATTGAAAAAGAAAATATATTTTTGCTGAGCTAATAAATAAACATGTTACAAAGAATACAGTCTCTTTACCTTATTGGTGCAATTATATGTGCAGGAATATTACCTTTTTTCTTTCCTCTATGGTTTAATGAAAACGGTTTTCCTATTTATTTTCAAGAAGATTTACCTATTTCTATTTTATTTGGATTTAGTTCTTTGTTATCAATATTAGCAATATTATCTTTCAAAAAAAGACAACATCAATTTGTACTTTGCAGATTGAATATGATATTAAATATAATTTTATTGTTATTATTTATGTTTTATGCCCCCAAATTATCTGGAGATCCACAT
Coding sequences within it:
- a CDS encoding DUF4293 family protein, encoding MLQRIQSLYLIGAIICAGILPFFFPLWFNENGFPIYFQEDLPISILFGFSSLLSILAILSFKKRQHQFVLCRLNMILNIILLLLFMFYAPKLSGDPHVSKKGIGLVLPLISIVFLALANIAILKDEKLVKSSSRLRK